A window from Primulina huaijiensis isolate GDHJ02 chromosome 13, ASM1229523v2, whole genome shotgun sequence encodes these proteins:
- the LOC140991859 gene encoding putative late blight resistance protein homolog R1B-23 produces the protein MAVYAALLSLTRSLHQILNLEKYIDPDLHKGKIVSLHEKVCFTLIFLEDYSDKLYSVVGDEIRRAAYEAQDFIDSYLCSISANIDEWSSSEKMALDQDLNMAIERVDFIWEEVMKMKNSDGADDILRSRTHSSPVDDSSTVQLTVGEMVVGFDDDLKSIKDYTMDHFDVCAWITVSAEHNKREIFSGLLRSFKKPPTHHNEQSDVSTAQLEKIVYQNLTGRRYLIVIDDIWTTKAWDDLKKIFPNDDNGSRILLTTRLSDIAVYAGYSSTLIHQMKFLNEDQSWELLQKRIFGQGSCPPQLVGIGKKIARNCGGLPLTIVVVAGLLQSPGNMTEEELWENISENISSKESTIEMQCSKILCLSYDRLPLRLKPCFLYIAAFPEDSQIDVSKLIKLWVAEGFLKPTDRSKCLEDVGERYLGDLVNRSLLLVSKKGPDGKLEIVGIHDMLRDICITKAEEEMFFCHVSSQRNALNAFSENRHRRLGIHSTHNSQEWLIPDSSIRSVLFFTEMRIKSSLSISCRRLSILDAPETTWPNFSDAISMFVNLRYIAFALNDISCPHGFPASISKLPNLQTLIGNRTEHGFIESLLKVPYEVWTMPKLRHLIMNVPFDLLYPSNVGFLPESGLETLEKVSNFKFTEEAVKILVNLKKLKVVFYFESDNVDDFNVDYLFRLKKLEELEVFASDLPDPSMTWNYKFPINLRKLTLLEVPFPWENMNIIGSLPKLEVLQMMNIKVFEYSEWLPVEGQFLQLKYFSSSLDGLVKWEAEKEHFPCLESLSLECAWDMKEIPSGIGEIDSLQFIELKYCKESLVDSARRIQEEQHENGNYAFQLRVIV, from the exons ATGGCTGTTTACGCCGCGCTTCTTTCCCTTACTCGATCACTACACCAGATTCTGAATCTTGAAAAGTACATCGATCCTGATCTTCACAAAGGAAAAATTGTTTCCCTCCACGAAAAGGTTTGTTTCACCCTCATTTTCCTTGAGGATTATTCCGACAAGCTGTATAGCGTTGTGGGAGATGAAATCAGAAGAGCTGCATATGAAGCTCAAGATTTCATTGATTCGTATCTGTGTTCGATATCAGCCAATATCGATGAATGGAGTTCGTCGGAGAAGATGGCATTGGATCAAGATTTAAACATGGCGATTGAAAGGGTTGATTTTATATGGGAAGAggtgatgaagatgaagaacaGCGACGGTGCTGATGATATTCTTCGTTCCAGAACTCATTCTTCTCCTGTGGATGATTCATCCACGGTTCAACTCACTGTCGGAGAAATGGTTGTGGGATTTGATGATGACTTGAAGTCGATCAAAGATTATACGATG GATCATTTTGACGTCTGCGCTTGGATTACAGTTTCTGCAGAGCATAATAAAAGAGAGATCTTTTCAGGGCTTCTTCGATCCTTCAAGAAACCACCCACGCATCACAACGAACAATCTGATGTGAGCACTGCCCAATTGGAAAAAATAGTTTACCAAAATCTCACAGGTAGGCGATATCTCATTGTGATTGATGATATATGGACTACCAAGGCTTGGGATGATTTGAAGAAGATCTTTCCAAATGATGACAATGGAAGTCGAATTTTGCTAACTACGAGGCTATCAGATATTGCTGTTTATGCAGGATATTCTAGTACTCTGATCCACCAAATGAAGTTTTTGAATGAAGATCAAAGTTGGGAACTACTTCAAAAAAGGATCTTTGGACAAGGATCTTGTCCTCCTCAGTTGGTAGGAATTGGGAAGAAGATTGCAAGAAATTGTGGGGGACTTCCTCTCACCATCGTGGTGGTTGCCGGATTACTCCAGTCTCCTGGAAACATGACAGAAGAAGAATTGTGGGAAAATATTTCGGAAAATATAAGTTCGAAGGAATCCACAATTGAGATGCAATGCTCAAAGATTCTATGTTTGAGTTATGATCGGTTACCTCTTCGACTAAAGCCATGTTTTCTCTACATTGCGGCATTTCCAGAAGATTCTCAGATTGATGTTTCTAAGCTAATCAAATTGTGGGTGGCAGAGGGGTTTCTTAAACCAACTGACCGCTCTAAGTGCTTGGAAGATGTGGGAGAACGTTATTTGGGGGATCTTGTGAACAGAAGTCTGCTCTTAGTGAGCAAAAAAGGACCGGATGGAAAACTGGAAATTGTTGGGATCCATGATATGTTGAGGGATATTTGTATAACAAAAGCTGAAGAAGAGATGTTTTTCTGTCATGTCTCATCCCAAAGGAATGCCCTAAATGCATTCTCAGAAAATCGACACCGTCGCCTCGGAATTCATAGCACTCATAATTCTCAGGAGTGGCTGATACCAGATTCAAGCATACGTTCAGTTCTATTTTTCACCGAGATGCGTATTAAGTCAAGTTTATCTATAAGTTGTAGGCGCCTCAGTATCTTGGATGCACCGGAAACAACTTGGCCGAATTTCTCTGATGCGATCTCAATGTTCGTCAACTTAAGGTACATCGCCTTTGCCTTAAACGATATATCATGCCCCCATGGATTTCCTGCCTCAATATCCAAACTTCCCAATCTTCAGACTTTAATTGGTAACAGAACTGAACATGGATTCATAGAAAGTCTATTGAAAGTACCCTATGAAGTTTGGACGATGCCGAAGTTGAGGCATCTGATCATGAATGTCCCTTTTGATTTGTTGTATCCCTCTAACGTTGGTTTTCTTCCCGAAAGCGGTCTTGAAACACTTGAGAAAGTGAGCAATTTTAAATTTACCGAAGAGGCCGTTAAAATACTTGTGAACTTAAAGAAATTGAAAgttgttttttattttgagtcTGATAATGTGGATGATTTCAATGTCGACTATCTTTTCCGTCTGAAAAAACTTGAAGAGTTGGAAGTCTTTGCGTCTGACTTGCCCGATCCCTCAATGACATGGAACTATAAATTTCCAATCAACCTTCGCAAGTTAACTCTACTAGAAGTTCCTTTTCCTTGGGAAAATATGAACATTATTGGGTCACTCCCAAAGCTTGAAGTACTCCAGATGATGAATATTAAAGTCTTTGAATACTCCGAATGGTTGCCCGTGGAAGGTCAATTTCTTCAACTCAAGTACTTCAGTTCTTCATTAGATGGCTTGGTGAAATGGGAAGCGGAAAAGGAGCACTTCCCATGCCTTGAAAGCTTGAGTCTTGAATGTGCATGGGATATGAAGGAGATTCCTAGTGGGATAGGAGAGATAGATTCACTTCAGTTTATCGAGTTGAAGTACTGCAAGGAATCATTAGTGGATTCAGCAAGGCGAATTCAGGAGGAGCAACATGAAAATGGAAACTATGCTTTTCAGCTTCGTGTGATTGTTTGA
- the LOC140991858 gene encoding protein FAR1-RELATED SEQUENCE 5-like, which produces MEENSGDKLSYIPQVGDNQKPEIGMKFESLEEAFSFYNQYAIESGFSARMSNSKKSKKTNEVIWKKFVCFKEGHTDAIRWSKQSKSDEPVKERARGEIRTGCKSNISVVKEQTGLGWVVSTFIKSHNHPLSTPSKVHLLRSHRTVSAAKKALRQQFAEANVPTCQQMRLFEIESGGPEHVGCTERDIGNYEKTLRDEHKGIDAETLIDFFLSEKDKSSTFFFDYETDSDNRFIRCFWADHVSRRAYTAFGDVVVFDTTYNTNKYGMIFAPFVGVDHHHQTIVFGCGFLSDEKTDSFVWLLNKFLEATPKGAPNLIITDQDPAMTKAIGEVFPKTIHRYCLWHILNKFPDKLKPVTFRDLYQSIKNVIVHSTTSIEFERSWEEVMNCTNLVENDWLSLMYEL; this is translated from the coding sequence ATGGAAGAAAACAGCGGCGATAAACTGTCATACATTCCCCAAGTTGGAGACAATCAAAAGCCAGAAATAGGGATGAAATTCGAATCTTTAGAGGAGGCGTTTTCGTTCTACAACCAATACGCAATAGAATCTGGTTTTAGTGCGAGAATGAGCAATAGCAAAAAAAGTAAGAAAACAAATGAAGTTATCTGGAAAAAATTTGTATGCTTTAAAGAAGGACATACAGATGCAATCAGATGGAGTAAACAATCAAAAAGTGATGAACCAGTAAAGGAAAGAGCTCGTGGTGAGATTAGAACTGGATGTAAGTCAAATATTTCAGTTGTGAAGGAACAAACAGGTCTAGGTTGGGTTGTTAGTACCTTCATAAAAAGTCATAATCATCCACTATCAACTCCTTCAAAGGTGCATTTGTTACGCTCACATCGTACTGTTTCTGCAGCAAAGAAAGCACTGAGACAACAGTTTGCAGAAGCGAATGTACCTACTTGTCAACAAATGCGATTGTTTGAGATAGAGTCTGGAGGGCCTGAACATGTAGGTTGCACGGAAAGAGATATAGGAAACTACGAGAAAACGCTTAGGGATGAGCACAAGGGTATTGATGCCGAAACATTGATTGATTTCTTTCTGTCTGAGAAAGACAAGAGTTCAACTTTCTTTTTTGATTACGAGACAGATTCAGACAATAGATTTATTCGTTGCTTTTGGGCGGATCATGTGTCAAGGAGGGCATACACTGCATTTGGTGATGTAGTGGTGTTTGATACAACGTATAACACCAACAAATATGGGATGATTTTTGCACCATTTGTAGGAGTTGATCATCATCATCAGACCATTGTTTTCGGTTGTGGATTTTTGAGTGATGAGAAAACTGATTCTTTTGTTTGGTTGCTTAATAAGTTTCTAGAAGCCACGCCTAAAGGAGCACCAAATTTGATCATAACTGACCAGGATCCTGCTATGACGAAAGCCATAGGTGAAGTTTTCCCTAAAACAATTCATCGATATTGTTTGTGGCACATTCTAAACAAATTCCCAGATAAATTGAAGCCGGTGACTTTTCGTGACCTCTATCAAAGCATAAAAAATGTCATTGTACATTCTACGACTTCTATTGAATTTGAGAGATCATGGGAAGAGGTTATGAATTGTACTAACTTGGTAGAAAATGATTGGCTGTCATTGATGTATGAGTTGTGA
- the LOC140991857 gene encoding putative late blight resistance protein homolog R1B-16 — protein MAWDDLKMIFLDNGSGSRILLTTRLLEVGVYAGTSGNLLHQMKFLNEDQSWKLLQKKVFEQESCPLQLVEIGKKIARKCGGLPLTIMVVAGLLHSLGNMIREDLWDNVLENISSTEPTITQHCSKILCLSYDQLPLRLKPCFLYFAAFPEDSKIDVSKLVKLWVAEGFIKPGDQSKCLEDVGEEYLDDLVNRSLILVSKKKPDGKLKTVGIHDLLREICLTKAEEQRFLYQFSSKRNSREIDMENPSFRLSFLYTSSYQECQIHDPSLRSALLFSNRYLKLRLSLYCRRLNILDAPDVDWRSFLDVIPKLVNLKYIAFPLNKESSPCGFPTSISKLPNLETIIACVSYLGWSRLLPVPYEIWGMPKLRHLIMGRHFRLSYPSNVGINDESDLRTLETVVDFRFTGEVLQILANLRKLEVLFRMKHHDWDYFNLHNLFHLRNLEDLEVSVEYLPNPPVTWNYAFPTSLKKLTLRGVPFLWENMTIIGSLPNLQVLKMTNIKGTRRSKWTPSEGQFLRLKYFYSSLNYLVSWEAEKEHFPSLESLIPWEVYSIDEIPCGVGEIDSLQLIELFNSKDSLINSAKRIQEQQHEYGNDAFQVLVHDSNDNKSDFGFEFVVNKHTRWEEYRLPA, from the coding sequence ATGGCTTGGGATGATTTGAAGATGATATTTCTTGACAATGGTAGTGGAAGTCGGATCTTGTTAACTACGAGGTTGTTAGAAGTTGGTGTTTACGCAGGAACTTCGGGTAATCTGCTTCAccaaatgaaatttttgaatgaagatCAAAGCTGGAAATTACTTCAGAAAAAGGTTTTTGAACAAGAATCTTGTCCTCTCCAACTGGTGGAAATTGGGAAAAAGATTGCAAGAAAATGTGGGGGACTTCCACTCACGATAATGGTGGTTGCAGGACTACTTCATTCTCTTGGAAACATGATCAGAGAGGATCTGTGGGACAATGTTTTGGAAAATATAAGTTCAACAGAACCCACAATCACACAACATTGCTCAAAGATATTATGCTTGAGTTATGATCAGTTACCTCTTCGATTGAAGCCATGTTTTCTCTATTTTGCAGCTTTTCCAGAGGATTCTAAAATTGACGTTTCTAAGCTAGTCAAATTGTGGGTAGCAGAGGGATTTATTAAACCAGGTGATCAGTCTAAATGCTTGGAAGATGTGGGGGAGGAGTATTTGGATGATCTTGTGAATAGAAGTTTGATCTTGGTAAGCAAGAAAAAGCCGGACGGGAAGCTTAAAACTGTTGGAATTCACGATTTGTTGAGGGAGATCTGTCTAACAAAAGCTGAAGAACAGAGGTTTCTTTATCAATTCTCATCCAAAAGGAATTCTAGAGAAATCGACATGGAGAATCCAAGTTTTCGCCTCAGTTTTCTTTACACTTCGAGTTATCAAGAATGCCAAATACATGATCCAAGTCTACGTTCAGCTCTACTTTTCTCCAATAGATATCTAAAATTAAGACTGTCTCTATATTGTAGGCGCCTTAATATCTTGGACGCCCCCGATGTAGATTGGCGGAGTTTCTTAGATGTAATCCCAAAACTtgtcaatttaaaatatattgccTTTCCCTTGAACAAGGAATCATCCCCCTGTGGATTTCCTACCTCAATATCCAAACTTCCCAATCTCGAGACTATAATTGCTTGTGTATCTTACCTCGGATGGAGTCGTTTATTGCCAGTGCCCTATGAAATTTGGGGCATGCCCAAGTTAAGGCATTTGATCATGGGCAGGCATTTTCGTTTATCATATCCCTCTAACGTAGGAATTAATGACGAAAGTGATCTACGAACACTTGAGACAGTGGTTGATTTCAGATTTACTGGAGAGGTCCTTCAAATTCTTGCGAATCTTAGAAAGTTGGAAGTTTTGTTTCGTATGAAACATCATGATTGGGATTATTTTAATCTCCACAATCTTTTCCATCTAAGAAATCTTGAAGATTTAGAAGTTTCAGTGGAGTACTTGCCTAACCCCCCTGTGACATGGAACTATGCCTTTCCAACCAGTTTGAAGAAGTTGACTCTACGAGGAGTTCCTTTTCTTTGGGAAAACATGACCATAATTGGGTCACTCCCAAATCTTCAAGTGCTCAAGATGACCAACATTAAAGGTACCCGACGTTCCAAATGGACACCTTCAGAAGGCCAATTTCTTCGTCTCAAGTACTTCTATTCTTCCTTAAATTATCTTGTTAGTTGGGAAGCGGAGAAAGAGCACTTCCCAAGCCTCGAAAGCTTGATTCCTTGGGAAGTATATTCGATCGATGAGATCCCTTGTGGCGTAGGAGAGATAGATTCACTTCAACTCATTGAGTTATTCAACAGTAAGGATTCATTGATCAATTCAGCAAAAAGAATTCAAGAGCAGCAGCATGAATATGGAAACGATGCATTTCAAGTTCTTGTTCATGATTCTAATGATAACAAGTCTGACTTTGGATTTGAATTTGTCGTGAACAAGCATACGAGGTGGGAAGAATATCGCCTTCCTGCATAA